Proteins from a genomic interval of Arvicola amphibius chromosome 10, mArvAmp1.2, whole genome shotgun sequence:
- the LOC119824397 gene encoding zinc finger protein 626-like, with amino-acid sequence MDGSMGILTFQDVAIDFSPDEWNCLNFAQRALYREVMLENYSNMVSVGLFQYAGLSVSKPDLISLLEQSKEAWNVNVRETESIEQVLYSHQTQDLFTQENRQDCMLKLVSGIAHDHKQGRHYINNPNEERQNNYIKCGKCFSRYECPTIHKRINSKEKAYKCKDCGKSFIHHANFKAHQRIHTGEKPYRCEECGKSFTCASTLQNHHRIHTGEKPYRCKECGKSFTRASALHIHHRIHTGEKPYRCQECGKFFTRASALRIHHRIHTGEKPYRCQECGMSFTHVSNLHTHHRIHTGEKPYKCEECGKSFTRDSYLQTHHRTHTGEKPYRCQECGKSFTHFSNLHTHHRIHTGEKPYRCQECGKSFSQSTTLHTHHRLHTGEKPYKCKECGKSFHTNSNLRKHHKIHVMGTFHEIS; translated from the exons GGAATCTTGACATTCCAAGATGTGGCAATTGATTTCTCTCCAGATGAGTGGAACTGCCTCAACTTTGCACAGAGGGCTTTGTACAGGGAAGTCATGTTGGAGAACTACAGTAACATGGTCTCTGTGG GTCTCTTCCAATATGCAGGTCTTTCAGTTTCAAAACCAGACCTGATCAGCCTTCTTGAACAAAGCAAAGAGGCCTGGAATGTGAACgtaagagagacagaaagcattGAACAAG TTTTATATTCTCATCAAACACAAGACTTATTTACACAGGAGAATAGACAAGATTGTATGCTGAAGTTGGTATCAGGAATAGCT CATGACCACAAACAAGGGAGGCATTATATAAACAATCCAAatgaagaaagacaaaacaattaTATAAAATGTGGAAAGTGCTTCAGCAGATATGAATGCCCCACTATCCATAAGAGAATTAATTCCAAAGAGAAGGCATACAAATGTAAAGATTGTGGCAAGTCATTTATCCATCATGCAAATTTTAAAGCTCACCAGAGAatccatactggtgagaaaccttacaggtgtgaagaatgtggcaagtcctttaccTGTGCATCAACTCTTCAAAACCATCACAGAatccatactggtgagaaaccttacagatgtaaagaatgtggcaagtcctttacccGTGCATCAGCTCTTCACATTCATCACAGAatccatactggtgagaaaccttacagGTGTCAAGAATGTGGAAAGTTCTTTACCCGTGCATCAGCTCTTCGCATTCATCACAGAatccatactggtgagaaaccttatAGATGTCAAGAATGTGGAATGTCCTTTACTCATGTCTCAAATCTTCATACTCACCACAGAatccatactggtgagaaaccttacaagtgtgaagaatgtggcaagtcctttacccGGGACTCATATCTTCAG ACTCATCACAGAAcccatactggtgagaaaccttatAGATGTCAAgaatgtgggaagtcctttacTCATTTCTCAAATCTTCATACTCACCACAGAatccatactggtgagaaaccttacagatgtcaagaatgtggcaagtcctttaGCCAGAGCACAACTCTTCACACTCACCACAGActccatactggtgagaaaccttacaaatgtaaagaatgtggcAAGTCCTTTCATACAAATTCAAATCTTAGAAAGCATCACAAAATACATGTAATGGGTACATTTCATGAAATTTCTTAG